ACGCCCAAATATTTCATCACAGAGAACTTTCAAGTATGCAAATTCTCGTTCGTCAATGCTAATCCAAATACTACCGCTATTTGAAAGAAAGTATTTAGCTGCTTCGAGTCGATTTTTTTCAAACGTCAGCCATGTCGAATGATTAAAACTATCGTTATAGCCAAATGAATCATTTCCCGTGTTATACGGTGGATCAATGTAAATCAGTTTGACCTTTTCGCGAAACTGCTCTTTGAGGGTGTGGAGGGCGATGAGGTTATTACCTTTAATGATAAGATTCTCGCGAATGAGACCGTCCTGGTCACATTGGATGTTCGTTACCTCTTGTTCACCAGTAACAGTGTAGCGTTTCCAGTTGGTGAGGACTTTCGGATCGAATATGCGGTTAATTTCGTCAGCTGCAAGGATTTCATTGAAGAAAATTTCTTTGCGGTTTTTCTCCTTTTCCTTCGTCTGTCCGCCCTCCAAGACGCAATCTTTGTAAGGCCAGACAAGTGCGACTTCGCCGCGTTCACGCAGATACTTCCCATCAATATTCAAACCAATCTTCTTACGAAACTTGGTGTAGGAGTCCGCAAAGAAGTTTTTATCGGTGATATAGTCAACGAAAGTGTTGCTATCGAATATCCAACGTCCCTCAATTTCCTTAAAGAATTTAGCTTCAACCTCTTTGTTGGTCAGCAGCAATTTGATAAGGTCTGGGTCCAGTTTCCCTGCGCGTTCTCTGACATTTGCTCGGTGAAGTGATCCGGCTTTGTCAACAAAGTCGGGATTAGATTCGAGCAGTTTAATTAGTTTTTTGTCAAATTTCTCTTTTGACATAGGGACGTGTCCTTCCTGTGTTAATGTGGGTTGTTGAGATAGGATTTGTCCATCAATTCTTTTCTACGATACGTTTTTCGATTCGTTGAATGTTCGACTTAATTTCACCTATGCTCCGTGCATTAGGAGACAAAAACCTTAATGCCTTTTGAAAATCTCTTTTTGCCTCATCAAGATTCCCTAGATCTTCATTTACCTTTCCGCGCAAACGGTAAGCATAAAAATCATCGGGCTCTATCTGCAGATGTTGGTCGATATCGTTTATAGTTTCTTGGTATTGCCTCAAATTCCATTTTGCTATGGCTCGTCGGATGTAGCAAGAGGGATTATCAGGATCCAGTTCAATAACCTTATCAAAGGCGGCGATAGCCTTTCGGTCTTCCTTCATGTGAGATAGCACTTTCCCTTGCATTTCAAATGCATGCGGATTGCTGTTTATCTTAACCATCTTGTCAAGGTCATCAATAGTGTCCCTGTTTTGGCCCAGTGCCCGTTTCGCTAATGCTCGCCAGAGGTAGGTTTCTGAATCTTGGGGGTCCAATTCAATAGCTTTGTCATAATTTAGGATGGCTTCCTCATATTGAGTTTCGCTGTGTGCTCGCTCAGCACGTCTAAAATAGTCTGAGGCCCCAAGTTCCTCGTATAATGTATCTTCACGATGTAAACGCGAAAAACCATCAAAGTCAGGAAACAACATGGCTTCATTAATACCCGATACCTGTTCTAACTCAATTAAAATATCCTTCTTGCACTCTTCTTCAATGATACATGCCTCATTCTCATCAATTTCGGGAGCCCCAAACACAAAGACAGATTGCTGTGCGATAATACGGTTGTTTTGGTATCCTGGTTCCCAATGGTACAGTTGCCGATCGCGTCCATAAGGTTGAGAGCGTGGAAGGAAATAACTGATTTTTTCTTTCAGCAAGTCTGGTGTAACTTTCTTAAAATTAAGCGGATCATTAGGCACAGCATAGACTTTACCATCTGGAGGATTTTCCGAATCTCGCTGGTTCTTTTCCCACTTGGAATCTTTCTGACAAGCGAAATAGAGTGCAACTTGTGCATTGTGGGTAAAGTCAATTAGACATGTAGCTGCCCCAAAGTGTTGAAGTTGCGCAAGTATTTCCAAATCTCCGAGTTCTCGTCCGTCTCTCTCGCCATGCCCCCGAAGGCGTGCGTCTGCAATTAAATGTTTATTGATTTGAAGAAATTTTTCTAAATTCCTGTTTTCTTCTTTCGGGCGGCGGTAAGCAGACGCTTGTATCCTATATTCTGCATTTGGCACACCTCGAAACAGACACTTTTTGAAATCTAATTGTTTTACCCATCCAATAAACTCACCCAACGATGAGATTTGAATAGGTTCTTTTTTCTGCATGTTGTTCTATATCTCTCGGTAGTTTGTATTTGTTACGGCACGACGGAGCGTGCCTACTACTTTTAAATCGGAAATTGGTGATTGCCTGCGGTCAACCCACCATCAATGACGAAGACTGCTCCGGTTGCAAAACTGGCTTCATCGGATGCCAAGAAGAGTGCAGCGTTCGCAATGTCAACCGGTTGTCCAATCCGTCCTAACGGATACCACGGCGTGATTTCGTCGAGGATCTGTGGGTTCCGTTCAATCATCGGCTCCCAGACTTCGGTTTGAATCGTTCCGGGACAGATACAGTTGATACGGATATTGTCTTTACCGTGCGCAACCGCCATCGAGCGGGTCAAAGCGATAACGCCACCTTTCGCAGCAGAATACGCATGGATCGCCTGTAACCCGATGAGTCCATTGACGGAAGCGATATTGACGATGCTACCGCCGTCAGCCGCTTGCATCACAGGAACGACGGCAGTGGAACAGTGGCTGGTGCCTTGGAGTGCAACCGCTAAGTTCGCTTCCCAGTTGTTGTTCAACACGTCGGCAGTGGAACAGATAGCGTTGTTCACCAAAATGTCAACAGTGCCATAGGTGTCAACAGCGGTAGCGATAAGTTTTTCGGCATCGGTGGCATTAGAGACATCGGCGTTGATAAACAGGGCTTCGCCCCCCGCATCGGTGATAGCAGTGACCGTTGCTGTCCCGAGGGCATCGTTCACGTCGTCAACAACAACTTTCGCTCCCTCTTCGGCGAATCGAAGCGCAACCGCTCTGCCGATACCGCGCCCTGCTCCCGTAACAATGGCTATTTTGTTATCCAACCGCATCTACTGCCGTCCTGTATCTTTCTCTTGAGGATTGAGAGTATTAAACGAATATGCTGCGGATTATCCATTTTGCAATATATCTCTAATGTTGTAGTGTCTGTGAAATGAAAAGCTTCGTGCGCTCGTGCTGCGGGTTATCGAAGAAATCCGCGGGTGCGGCGTCCTCGACAATCGCTCCCTCATCAAAGAAGAGGATCCGATCGGCGACTTCACGTGCAAATCCCATTTCATGCGTCACGACAAGCATCGTCATACCAGAGCGCGCAAGCTCACGCATCACATCCAACACTTCTGTAATCATCTCCGGGTCC
The DNA window shown above is from Candidatus Poribacteria bacterium and carries:
- a CDS encoding site-specific DNA-methyltransferase, whose amino-acid sequence is MSKEKFDKKLIKLLESNPDFVDKAGSLHRANVRERAGKLDPDLIKLLLTNKEVEAKFFKEIEGRWIFDSNTFVDYITDKNFFADSYTKFRKKIGLNIDGKYLRERGEVALVWPYKDCVLEGGQTKEKEKNRKEIFFNEILAADEINRIFDPKVLTNWKRYTVTGEQEVTNIQCDQDGLIRENLIIKGNNLIALHTLKEQFREKVKLIYIDPPYNTGNDSFGYNDSFNHSTWLTFEKNRLEAAKYFLSNSGSIWISIDEREFAYLKVLCDEIFGRENHISTVTVKVKDPAGVGQQAPIFDICEYLLVYAKDIKQFKENLPEFIDTSHFTEKANGYRNLIVEYGKPRLVKEIERQNVGLVKIYECEDYKISDANKLPFDEYVEKRNSIAADYNPSGGMICTAPGNSGHSLNQDCGRI
- a CDS encoding tetratricopeptide repeat protein, whose protein sequence is MQKKEPIQISSLGEFIGWVKQLDFKKCLFRGVPNAEYRIQASAYRRPKEENRNLEKFLQINKHLIADARLRGHGERDGRELGDLEILAQLQHFGAATCLIDFTHNAQVALYFACQKDSKWEKNQRDSENPPDGKVYAVPNDPLNFKKVTPDLLKEKISYFLPRSQPYGRDRQLYHWEPGYQNNRIIAQQSVFVFGAPEIDENEACIIEEECKKDILIELEQVSGINEAMLFPDFDGFSRLHREDTLYEELGASDYFRRAERAHSETQYEEAILNYDKAIELDPQDSETYLWRALAKRALGQNRDTIDDLDKMVKINSNPHAFEMQGKVLSHMKEDRKAIAAFDKVIELDPDNPSCYIRRAIAKWNLRQYQETINDIDQHLQIEPDDFYAYRLRGKVNEDLGNLDEAKRDFQKALRFLSPNARSIGEIKSNIQRIEKRIVEKN
- a CDS encoding glucose 1-dehydrogenase, with amino-acid sequence MRLDNKIAIVTGAGRGIGRAVALRFAEEGAKVVVDDVNDALGTATVTAITDAGGEALFINADVSNATDAEKLIATAVDTYGTVDILVNNAICSTADVLNNNWEANLAVALQGTSHCSTAVVPVMQAADGGSIVNIASVNGLIGLQAIHAYSAAKGGVIALTRSMAVAHGKDNIRINCICPGTIQTEVWEPMIERNPQILDEITPWYPLGRIGQPVDIANAALFLASDEASFATGAVFVIDGGLTAGNHQFPI